The Theobroma cacao cultivar B97-61/B2 chromosome 1, Criollo_cocoa_genome_V2, whole genome shotgun sequence genome contains the following window.
GTCACGTCTGAGTCTGACGGATCACGGGCCCTGGCCtgccattttcaaaaccaaaagttcaaaatcaaaataaattctttggATTCCATTCTTTCCTTCTTCTGCCTACCACAACAAATTCATGCATTCTAGCACAAGCACGATTATGGGCATGTAATGCAGGTATATAAATAGAAACAACTCTAACCTCATCTACTAATTATGATGTTCCACAACAATTTATACCAAAGAGAGAATGGACAAGTTCTATTTTTACTTATGAGTCTCCACCCTGATTGGTATTTTTACTTCCATTTTGGCTCCCCGGTCCTTTGAGTTCTGCATAACCTGGTGGCAACTTTGGCGGATGCACAATTGGCATGTTCGGAGTAGGCCCTGATGAGGGTGGTGAACGAAATGGCCAAGTGATTGTACTCACATTTGAAGCTGGAGTGGTTGAGAACTGGCTTGGCCTTAGAGAACTAGTAGCACCCTTGCTATCGATCTTGGGCTTATCCCCCTTTTGCTCCAACTCTGGACAGCTCGTTTGTGCCTCGTTGATGTCTGCTCGAACGATGGTTTGGTTTCTATCTCCTGCTGTCCAAACACCAGGTGGACCAAACTGAAGCCAGGGCTGCCTGTAATGTGGTGGCCGGTTCAACATAGCAGTATGGGTTCCAGAAGGGTTGCCGTTGCTTTCTGCATCATCCTTGCCTCTAGCTTGAAGGCCTGGTTCCAACGTTTCAATCTGCTTATTTGGTTTGGAGTCTTGCTGCTTATCTCTCTCCACTGAAGAAAGGTCAATTGGATCAACTCTAGGCCCTGAAGATCGGCCTGTGGCAATTGTAGTTGTGGGAAATGCTTTCTCTGGAGGGACAGCCGGAGTATAATTTGATGGAAGTAGATCATCCCAATTTTCTAATAGTTCCTTGTAGACTTTTCGAAGGGTGACCTCCGTGAGACCTGTCACCTTACAAATCTCAGCCTGTGTCTTGCGTTTGTCTTCTAATTGGCATGCCAGATATATAGCAGCTGCAGAGATGCTGATTGGATTCCTCCGAGTGCAGAAGCATTTGTTGATAACAACTTCTCCAATATGAGTTGCCAGCtcctgaaaaaaaattaagactCCATTACAGCCATCTTCAATCAAAAACAGAACCTAATAGCAGGAGCTTAGAAAAACAACTGAATCAAGCATCATTTATTAAAAGAGTAGGTCGGCACCACACTTGATATTTACATCCATATTCTTCAGCCACCATATACAGATACCAAGAAATTATACAGTGtaaaattcaattatgatcgtATTACAAACTTTCCTGACAATTTGCATACATTTCGAGGTAATCTCTCACATGTCCTATCTAATTTTAAGCAATTTTGAtgttcattttaaatttatctgcAACATCTTCCATTGTAATTATCAAAGCATAAGCACATAGAAAGGGTTATAACTTCTAATAGCTACAATTCACCTTCATCAACAAAAATAACTAGGTCCAAGCAGTGACTCTTAATTGTACCTGTGCAGATTTGTTAAGCTGAAGGAGAGTGCAAAATCTTGGCATATGGACTGATATTGAATTACTATTGATAGGCTGACTTAGTTGTAGAGCTTCTCCCAATATCTTTATGTACTTGCCTATCTCTTTCTGCGGTACATTGGCAGCAATGGAGATTTCCTGCCATTTTAGAACAGTCCTTAGCGATGCTTTAGAATAAAAGAAACGGGACAAATTACATGCAAAGAAAAACATGTAAGATGAGCAATGCTTTACTGTCTACCCTACATAAGCAACATCTCCGTCAACACTCCCTCTTAAATTTTCCCTTTTAAGGGCTCAAAATACTAAAAGAacattgaaaataaaacaagaagCATTTCATTTCGAGAATTTGAGAGACTCACTCTCAGGAGTTCTATACTTTAAGACTCCAGGTTTTCTTATATACTCATTTACCACCTCAATTCCTcataaatttttacccacaCAGTCATCATTACCTTGATTTACCTTAAGGGTTGCCAGGTTCTCCGATCAATCCCACCTCTCTACTTcctctcttcattttcatacCAGTCCACTTGTCCACGTTATTATTCATAAGAGCAACCATGCCACCACCTCTCATGAAACTGAAATCTCATGTAATAGTGAAGAATGATACCTAAGGAACCTTAGCTTCGTCTTAAAACAAAGTCACAAGAGATAAAAGTGCAATACTTTTTAAGAAAGGTATCTCCGGACTACTAATCACATATAGATCCTGCTTACAACACTACAGGGTAATACTACAAGATGCAAATCCCAAACTCCAGAAGTGGTAGTTGAGAGTTTAAAGTATAGCATGCAATTAGGTTCTTGTcactcattttctttctcaattcTCACGAGAATTGACCCCAAGCAACAAAAATTTGCAAACACTTGAAACATATAAATATGCATTACCACATTATTTACAGCTATCTTACAATAAAATTGCATCCCATGTTTCTAAACCAGACAATGAaacttaaatcaattcaaACGGGCATAAAAACGATCTCAACTATGTGAGCCAAATGCAGGCTCTCTTAAGGCATTGAAAATCCAATTCCTAGCTGTGATAACAATATTAACTTACTAGAATTTcaactaaatttaaattaccaTCATTAACATGAACAATTCAAATGCAAAACCTCACTTAATCAACAGAGACGCtatttcaacaaaaaagaagTATGAGTGTcagtatatatatagttataaAACAGAAATGTGAGAACTACCTGGAGGGTTCGGGGCTCTTGAGCTTCCCTAATGGCCTGAACAAGAGCAGCAGTAGCAAGCGCCTCAACACTCCGGTTCCTCAAACAAGTGGCCGAACAACAATCCCTAAACAACTGAAACGCGTGATCCGATATGTCGCAATCCAACCCCAAAATCGACGCCACGTCAA
Protein-coding sequences here:
- the LOC18610956 gene encoding plant-specific TFIIB-related protein 1, yielding MKCPYCSAAQGRCATTTTGRSITECTSCGRVVEERQFQNHHLFHVRAQDTPLCLVTSEIPALASAFQVDEDDPFEPTGFITAFSTWSLEPSPLFLRSSLSFSGHLAELERTLELSSSSAPSSTSSSTVVVDNLRAYMQIIDVASILGLDCDISDHAFQLFRDCCSATCLRNRSVEALATAALVQAIREAQEPRTLQEISIAANVPQKEIGKYIKILGEALQLSQPINSNSISVHMPRFCTLLQLNKSAQELATHIGEVVINKCFCTRRNPISISAAAIYLACQLEDKRKTQAEICKVTGLTEVTLRKVYKELLENWDDLLPSNYTPAVPPEKAFPTTTIATGRSSGPRVDPIDLSSVERDKQQDSKPNKQIETLEPGLQARGKDDAESNGNPSGTHTAMLNRPPHYRQPWLQFGPPGVWTAGDRNQTIVRADINEAQTSCPELEQKGDKPKIDSKGATSSLRPSQFSTTPASNVSTITWPFRSPPSSGPTPNMPIVHPPKLPPGYAELKGPGSQNGSKNTNQGGDS